In the Magnetococcus sp. PR-3 genome, AGCTTTGTTAAGTCGCGCAGGTTGCGGCTGTCTTTTACACAAAAATTAGCCCATATCTGTAAAAGAGTGGTTTGCTTTACAAGAGAATAGTTCTGATTTAAAGGCGTGTTTGTGAAGGGGGCTCTCCTCTCAGGGTATGATGGTTGGCCTGTAGAAAAGATTGGCTTTGATAAGGGCTGTAAAATGATGCGGTTATGGCTTGGCGTGTGTTTTTTTGCCTATCTCGCTCCGAGATGAGACTTCTCACTATTTATAACACTTATGGACCGTGAACAAGCTAGAGCTTCTTGCATGTGCAGTCTATACTGAATAGCAGGTTGTTTTTCAATTAAAGATGCCATGCTATCCCAATGATATACCAAGTAGCATGTGGGGGAGAGTGCAGGATGCTGCGTTATTTTGTGTTGGTTTTGTGGGGGGGAATGGTTGTGTTGGGCAGTGGGCTGTCGTTTACACCCCTGGTGCACGCGCAAGAGCCTTTAGCACCCATACCCGATTTGCAAAACTGGGATCCTGCCAAAGCGGTGCTGGGCGATAAAATTTTTCATGATCCAAGGCTCTCAGTTGATGACACCGTCTCTTGTGCCCATTGTCACCCTTTGGATCAAGGGGGGATGGATAACGAAAAACATTCGGTTGGAGTTTTAGGGCGTACCGGTCAAGTGAACACCCCAACAATCTTTAATAGCAGTTTAAACTTTGTACAGTTTTGGGATGGTCGGGCTAAAACACTCTTTGATCAAATATCCTTTCCGCTGACTGCTGCGCATGAAATGGCCAGTTCTTGGCCTGAGGTGATTAAAAAACTGCAAAAAGATTCAGACTACACACGTAGCTTTTCCAAACTTTATCCCCAGGGTATGACGGCAGATACCATTGGTGATGCCCTTGTTCATTTTGAGCGGACATTACTCACACCAAATGGGCGTTTTGACCGGTGGTTAAAAGGGGAGGAAAATATACTAACTGAGCAGGAAAAAGAGGGGTACGCTCTATTTAAAGCATATGGTTGTTCCGCGTGTCATCAGGGCCGTGCCGTTGGCGGAAATATGTATGAAAAAATGGGTATTATGGGAAACTATTTTCGGGATAGAGGGGATATTTCCCGAGCAGATTATGGTCGTTTCAACCACACCCAGCGGGAAGATCATCGCTACGAATTTAAAGTGCCATCCCTACGTAATGTCGCTTTGACAGCGCCCTATTTTCATGACGGGAGTGTGCCTCGACTGGAAGAGGCGGTAGAAGCAATGGGGCGGTATCAACTGGGGCGGGTTCTGCCCTTGGAAGATATCGAAAAAATTGTTGCTTTTCTTACCACTTTGACGGGACAGAGGTTGGAATAAAGCATGGTCAAATCCATGGTTGCATATCTAAGGGCTCTCATTCCTGGCAGTCGTTTAGGCCGGTTGGGGCTTCTACTGTTTATAAGTGTTTCTTGTGCACTACCCATGCTCTACCTGAAAGGGCAGGGAATGGATGCACAAAAGCATATCGTCATTTTGAATGCCTTTTCCCAGATCAAACAGAACATCACGCAGGTTCAAGAGACGACCATACGAACGCAGGCACGGATGTTACCGCACTTTGACCCGCTGGTCGCTGATGTCTCTGAGCTAGAGCAAACAACGGTTGAGTTGGGAAAAATTCTAGGGCATGTGAATGCGTTGCAACTGCAGCAAGCATGGCAAAGATTTGTCAAACAGGTGGATTTGAAACTAGCATATATTGAGGATTTTAAATCCCATCGTGCCGTGCTCAACAACTTTCTAGACTACTTTCCTACAGCATGGCAGAAAAGCCAGTTACAACTCAGCACCCAAACGGGCATGCATGACATACATGCGTTGATGGATCGTTTGCTCAGTGAAATGTTGAAGCTGGCACATGATACACCAACACGGGATCGACAGCTTATTCGACAGCTGCTTGAACAGCTCATGCAAGCGACGTTGCCTCTAGAAGCTGAGCAACGGCAGAAGATGATTCCCATGGTTCGCTATGGCCAAGCTATTTTAAGCTATAACGATGAAGTGGATAAATTTATATCGCATATTGCTCAATCTCAGTTAGACCAAAAAATTCAGAAGATTGAACAGCACTATATGACGACCTATGCCGTTCACCAAAAGCAGGCTGGGCTCTACCGCTTTGCTCTGTTAGTTGGTGCTGCCTTACTGGCTATGTTGGTGATCTGGAGTATGGTGCGGTTACGCCAAAATGGTATTCACTTACAAGGCGTTGTTAGGCAGTTAGAGTTCCAAAAATATGCCTTGGACCAACATGCCATTGTCAGCATTGCGGACTCTGCTGGCAATATTACGTATGCCAACAAAAAGTTCTGTGCCATTAGTGGTTACCCCCAGGAGCAATTGCTGGGGAAGAACCACCGACTGGTACGATCAGAGCACCACCCCAAAGCTTTTTTTACAGGCATGTGGCAGCAGATCAGTTCGGGTCATGTTTGGCATGGTGAAATTAAAAATTGCACCAAAGAAGGTGATTATTACTGGGTCGCTTCAACCATTGTCCCGTTTATGGATGAGAAGGGACATCCCTACCAGTATGTCTCAATAAGGACCGATATCACCCAGCGAAAACAAATGGAAGAGCAGCATGAAAAGCAGAAGAACTTCCTTCAGGGTATTACCAATGCCATGGGTGAAGGGGTTTTTGCGGTGGACCGTCAAGGGCATTGCATCTTCCTGAATAAACAGGGAGAAGATCTGCTTGGGTGGCGTTCAGAAGAGGTGCAGTATAAAAAAATGCATGGTTTGGTGCATGATGTGGCTCCTAACCAAAATAACCACTATTGTCCTGCCTTGCGCAGCATGGAAGTTGGGGAAGTTCAACGTTCGGAAGATGAGGTTTTTGTTAACCGAAGTGGGCAACTGTTCCCGGTTTCTATGGTCGCTGTTCCATTGCAAGAAGGTGGTGAAATTACCGGCTCAGTGGTTGTTTTCCAGGATATTTCCACCCGCAAACAGCAGCAACAAGCTTTGCAAACCGCAGCTCAGGTGGCTGAGAGTGCCAACCGAGCAAAAAGTGACTTTTTAGCCAATATGAGCCATGAAATTCGCACCCCTATGAATGCCATTTTAGGGATGAGTCATCTGGCGATCCGATCGGCTAGCGATCCTAAACAGCGAGAGTATTTGCAAAAAATTCATGGTGGCGCGCAATCTTTATTACGCATCATTAATGATATTCTGGATTTTTCTAAAATTGAAGCGGGCAAGTTAGAGGTTGAACGTATTCCCTTTAATTTAGATGAGGTGCTAGAGACCCTGGCCTCATTGGTTTCGCTCAAAGCCGATGAAAAAGGCTTGGAGTTGATCTTTAAGCGTCACCCAGATGTTCCGAGCCAGGTGAAAGGGGATGCCCTTCGCTTGAACCAGGTGCTGTTAAACTTGACAGGCAATGCTGTGAAGTTTACCGACCAAGGGGAAGTGATTGTTGCGGTGGAGAAGGTCGCACAAAAAGGGGAACAGATTCATCTACGTTTTTCTGTACAGGATACCGGTCTTGGCATGGATGAGAGTCAAAGAGTGGGTCTGTTCCAAGCCTTCAGTCAAGCCGACAGCTCCATTACTCGGCGGTATGGGGGGACAGGGTTGGGGCTGGCCATTTGTAAGCGTTTAATTGACCTTATGGGTGGGACCATTGGGGTGGAAAGTCAACCTGAGCAAGGTTCGACCTTTTATTTTACCTTACCCTTTACCATTGTGGATGAACCCCATGTCGAGGCGTTGGATAAAGAGATTTGGGATAGTGATGTCTTATTAATTGAGGACTGTCCCCAGGCTCGTGAAGTGGCCGCTGAGATGCTGGATACCATGGGTTTTAAAGTCCAGGAGGCGACCATCGTCAGCGATGCCTTGGTACGTTTGCAGGATGCTCAAATTCAAGCCCCTAGCCTGATATTGTTAGATTCTACCATGCCAGGGCAGGAGAGCTT is a window encoding:
- a CDS encoding cytochrome-c peroxidase; this encodes MLRYFVLVLWGGMVVLGSGLSFTPLVHAQEPLAPIPDLQNWDPAKAVLGDKIFHDPRLSVDDTVSCAHCHPLDQGGMDNEKHSVGVLGRTGQVNTPTIFNSSLNFVQFWDGRAKTLFDQISFPLTAAHEMASSWPEVIKKLQKDSDYTRSFSKLYPQGMTADTIGDALVHFERTLLTPNGRFDRWLKGEENILTEQEKEGYALFKAYGCSACHQGRAVGGNMYEKMGIMGNYFRDRGDISRADYGRFNHTQREDHRYEFKVPSLRNVALTAPYFHDGSVPRLEEAVEAMGRYQLGRVLPLEDIEKIVAFLTTLTGQRLE
- a CDS encoding DAHL domain-containing protein yields the protein MVKSMVAYLRALIPGSRLGRLGLLLFISVSCALPMLYLKGQGMDAQKHIVILNAFSQIKQNITQVQETTIRTQARMLPHFDPLVADVSELEQTTVELGKILGHVNALQLQQAWQRFVKQVDLKLAYIEDFKSHRAVLNNFLDYFPTAWQKSQLQLSTQTGMHDIHALMDRLLSEMLKLAHDTPTRDRQLIRQLLEQLMQATLPLEAEQRQKMIPMVRYGQAILSYNDEVDKFISHIAQSQLDQKIQKIEQHYMTTYAVHQKQAGLYRFALLVGAALLAMLVIWSMVRLRQNGIHLQGVVRQLEFQKYALDQHAIVSIADSAGNITYANKKFCAISGYPQEQLLGKNHRLVRSEHHPKAFFTGMWQQISSGHVWHGEIKNCTKEGDYYWVASTIVPFMDEKGHPYQYVSIRTDITQRKQMEEQHEKQKNFLQGITNAMGEGVFAVDRQGHCIFLNKQGEDLLGWRSEEVQYKKMHGLVHDVAPNQNNHYCPALRSMEVGEVQRSEDEVFVNRSGQLFPVSMVAVPLQEGGEITGSVVVFQDISTRKQQQQALQTAAQVAESANRAKSDFLANMSHEIRTPMNAILGMSHLAIRSASDPKQREYLQKIHGGAQSLLRIINDILDFSKIEAGKLEVERIPFNLDEVLETLASLVSLKADEKGLELIFKRHPDVPSQVKGDALRLNQVLLNLTGNAVKFTDQGEVIVAVEKVAQKGEQIHLRFSVQDTGLGMDESQRVGLFQAFSQADSSITRRYGGTGLGLAICKRLIDLMGGTIGVESQPEQGSTFYFTLPFTIVDEPHVEALDKEIWDSDVLLIEDCPQAREVAAEMLDTMGFKVQEATIVSDALVRLQDAQIQAPSLILLDSTMPGQESFAAYRAIRALPGGDNQPLLIMHTNVDRIQVTDLLADDAQLGHIQKPLTPSRLLDGVMDLFGRDGTGSSLVKRQGESDPVAHFYPLLAGRRILLVEDNAVNQEVALELLKMVGLEVTIADDGAQALGFLEEASFDLVLMDVQMPVMDGYTATKEIRQRLKLSLPILAMTANAMSEDRAQVLAVGMNDHVAKPVEPMVLYETLVRWLPKQEKVIRATTSLEHTDISQPLHMPKQLPGIDIKLGVQRVVGNEALYLSLLQRFRDDQREVIGQITDVVAKKDFQQGMLKAHTLKGLAGSLGAMVLAARAGALEESCKSQDALAIAQGLAPLAQALEEVMVGLDSLPTEAVKEDNQQTSVDAKIETLEQLQQWLQALESPLEMRQPKACKPLVEQMTVELLPQIYQKELSQLLAQIKRYRLKEAHQILRSLMGRLKEGQSS